From Alteromonas australica, one genomic window encodes:
- a CDS encoding response regulator transcription factor yields the protein MSVNMLIADDHPLFRAAMCHALGTLPDIQLLEASSYPETLQRLHAHPDVEMVFLDLTMPGTEGLNGLVEIQAQFPDVLVVIITAQESPTIVEKAIALGASGFVPKSASVDCIIDAVETVLEGNTWVPTAALLDNETQTHFCNEFSSKLKLLTPHQLKVLQMVADGLLNKQIAYELAISESTVKQHVSAVLKKLGVINRTKAGIAFKNAMLTN from the coding sequence ATGTCAGTTAACATGCTTATTGCCGACGATCATCCGCTTTTTCGAGCCGCTATGTGCCATGCCTTAGGGACCTTACCGGATATTCAATTGCTAGAAGCGTCGAGTTACCCAGAAACGCTCCAACGTTTACATGCCCATCCCGATGTGGAAATGGTGTTTCTTGATTTGACCATGCCGGGCACTGAGGGGCTTAATGGCTTAGTGGAAATTCAAGCTCAATTCCCTGATGTGTTAGTGGTGATCATCACCGCACAAGAGTCGCCCACTATCGTTGAGAAGGCCATCGCCCTTGGCGCTAGTGGCTTTGTCCCAAAGTCGGCGTCGGTAGATTGTATTATTGATGCTGTGGAAACGGTATTGGAAGGGAATACGTGGGTACCCACTGCGGCCTTACTGGATAATGAAACACAAACGCACTTTTGCAATGAATTTTCCAGTAAATTGAAACTGCTTACGCCTCATCAACTTAAGGTGCTTCAGATGGTGGCAGACGGCCTGCTTAACAAGCAAATTGCCTATGAACTTGCTATTTCAGAGTCTACGGTAAAGCAGCATGTATCAGCGGTATTAAAGAAGTTGGGTGTCATCAATCGGACTAAGGCGGGCATTGCATTTAAAAATGCCATGCTAACGAATTAG
- a CDS encoding aspartyl protease family protein, which translates to MKLATFVLSFFLTSVFYSFANAAVSQWTDFTLDNGHVFFPVNIEGIPTRVMLDSGAQINSINKAFIGKHQLELNRGSKVNVKGVYDVETRNAYNNVAVEIFGLPIELDGLVEGNLGHHSNGMLLGAGFFSNFIVQLDYPNKKMRLLTRDVVDMREMANVKAVTQKGSGMPIAQIEINGKPMWLRVDTGNAGSVLIDRSSASKAGLLENVEGANASFGANSMGVNEYATAETVRFGPYQISDVQIRFPAKGQKTHLESQFEQTGSRIGGKRVVGLIGYDLLKDFIVTLDYKRGKLHVAVPQ; encoded by the coding sequence ATGAAGCTAGCTACCTTTGTATTGTCTTTTTTTCTCACTTCTGTTTTTTACTCTTTCGCTAACGCTGCTGTATCTCAGTGGACCGATTTTACTCTCGACAATGGTCACGTGTTCTTTCCGGTAAACATAGAAGGGATCCCCACCCGTGTAATGTTGGACTCAGGGGCGCAAATTAACAGTATAAATAAAGCGTTTATAGGTAAACATCAACTTGAATTGAACAGAGGAAGCAAAGTCAACGTTAAAGGGGTTTACGATGTTGAAACTAGAAACGCGTACAACAATGTGGCAGTGGAAATCTTTGGGTTGCCTATTGAGTTAGACGGTTTAGTTGAAGGGAATTTAGGTCATCATTCAAATGGTATGCTTTTGGGGGCCGGCTTTTTTTCCAACTTTATTGTGCAGTTAGATTATCCCAATAAAAAAATGCGGTTACTCACTCGTGATGTAGTTGATATGCGAGAAATGGCCAATGTGAAAGCCGTCACCCAGAAAGGTAGCGGTATGCCGATTGCCCAAATCGAAATTAATGGTAAGCCAATGTGGTTACGCGTAGATACGGGAAATGCAGGCTCGGTGTTAATCGATCGCAGTTCGGCATCCAAGGCGGGCTTACTAGAAAATGTAGAGGGAGCAAATGCGTCTTTCGGCGCGAATAGTATGGGCGTAAACGAATACGCAACAGCTGAAACCGTGCGGTTCGGCCCCTATCAAATTAGTGATGTGCAAATACGCTTTCCCGCAAAAGGTCAAAAAACCCATTTGGAGAGCCAGTTCGAGCAAACGGGCAGCCGTATTGGCGGAAAACGCGTTGTCGGCCTCATTGGCTACGATCTTCTGAAAGATTTTATCGTGACCTTAGATTACAAGAGAGGCAAGTTGCATGTTGCTGTGCCGCAGTAA